One window from the genome of Amaranthus tricolor cultivar Red isolate AtriRed21 chromosome 9, ASM2621246v1, whole genome shotgun sequence encodes:
- the LOC130823553 gene encoding protein GID8 homolog isoform X2, with product MATSKKVITKEEWEKKLNDVKIKKEDMNKLVMNFLVTEGYVDAAEKFRLESGTEHIDLTTITDRMAVKKAVQCGNVEDAIEKVNDLNPEILDTNPQLFFHLQQQRLIELIRNGKIEEALEFAQEELAPRGEENQSFLEELERTVALLAFEDVSNCPVGELLDISQRLKTASEVNAAILTSQSHEKDPKLPSLLKMLIWAQNELDEKAAYPRINDLSSAKLEDPAV from the exons ATG GCAACATCAAAGAAGGTGATAACAAAAGAAGAGTGGGAGAAAAAACTCAATGATGTAAAGATTAAAAAGGAGGATATGAACAAGTTAGTGATGAATTTTCTTGTCACCGAGGGTTATGTTGATGCTGCAGAGAAGTTTCGTCTGGAGTCTGGAACAGAAC ATATAGACCTCACAACAATCACAGATCGCATGGCAGTTAAGAAGGCTGTACAGTGTGGTAATGTTGAGGATGCAATTGAGAAGGTTAATGATTTAAATCCAGAG ATACTTGATACAAACCCACAGCTGTTTTTCCACCTTCAGCAACAAAGATTGATAGAACTCATCAGGAATGGAAAGATAGAAGAGGCTCTTGAATTCGCTCAAGAAGAGCTTGCTCCAAGGGGAGAAGAAAAT CAAAGCTTCCTAGAAGAGCTGGAGAGAACTGTTGCACTCCTTGCATTTGAAGATGTCTCAAACTGTCCAGTCGGGGAGCTTCTGGACATATCTCAACGTTTGAAGACAGCAAGTGAAGTAAATGCAGCCATCCTTACTAGCCAAAGCCACGAGAAAG ATCCGAAGTTACCAAGCTTATTAAAAATGCTGATATGGGCTCAGAATGAACTCGATGAAAAAGCTGCTTATCCTCGAATAAATGATTTATCGTCTGCAAAACTAGAAGATCCTGCCGTTTGA
- the LOC130823553 gene encoding protein GID8 homolog isoform X3, with product MNKLVMNFLVTEGYVDAAEKFRLESGTEPDIDLTTITDRMAVKKAVQCGNVEDAIEKVNDLNPEILDTNPQLFFHLQQQRLIELIRNGKIEEALEFAQEELAPRGEENQSFLEELERTVALLAFEDVSNCPVGELLDISQRLKTASEVNAAILTSQSHEKDPKLPSLLKMLIWAQNELDEKAAYPRINDLSSAKLEDPAV from the exons ATGAACAAGTTAGTGATGAATTTTCTTGTCACCGAGGGTTATGTTGATGCTGCAGAGAAGTTTCGTCTGGAGTCTGGAACAGAAC CAGATATAGACCTCACAACAATCACAGATCGCATGGCAGTTAAGAAGGCTGTACAGTGTGGTAATGTTGAGGATGCAATTGAGAAGGTTAATGATTTAAATCCAGAG ATACTTGATACAAACCCACAGCTGTTTTTCCACCTTCAGCAACAAAGATTGATAGAACTCATCAGGAATGGAAAGATAGAAGAGGCTCTTGAATTCGCTCAAGAAGAGCTTGCTCCAAGGGGAGAAGAAAAT CAAAGCTTCCTAGAAGAGCTGGAGAGAACTGTTGCACTCCTTGCATTTGAAGATGTCTCAAACTGTCCAGTCGGGGAGCTTCTGGACATATCTCAACGTTTGAAGACAGCAAGTGAAGTAAATGCAGCCATCCTTACTAGCCAAAGCCACGAGAAAG ATCCGAAGTTACCAAGCTTATTAAAAATGCTGATATGGGCTCAGAATGAACTCGATGAAAAAGCTGCTTATCCTCGAATAAATGATTTATCGTCTGCAAAACTAGAAGATCCTGCCGTTTGA
- the LOC130823553 gene encoding protein GID8 homolog isoform X1 has product MATSKKVITKEEWEKKLNDVKIKKEDMNKLVMNFLVTEGYVDAAEKFRLESGTEPDIDLTTITDRMAVKKAVQCGNVEDAIEKVNDLNPEILDTNPQLFFHLQQQRLIELIRNGKIEEALEFAQEELAPRGEENQSFLEELERTVALLAFEDVSNCPVGELLDISQRLKTASEVNAAILTSQSHEKDPKLPSLLKMLIWAQNELDEKAAYPRINDLSSAKLEDPAV; this is encoded by the exons ATG GCAACATCAAAGAAGGTGATAACAAAAGAAGAGTGGGAGAAAAAACTCAATGATGTAAAGATTAAAAAGGAGGATATGAACAAGTTAGTGATGAATTTTCTTGTCACCGAGGGTTATGTTGATGCTGCAGAGAAGTTTCGTCTGGAGTCTGGAACAGAAC CAGATATAGACCTCACAACAATCACAGATCGCATGGCAGTTAAGAAGGCTGTACAGTGTGGTAATGTTGAGGATGCAATTGAGAAGGTTAATGATTTAAATCCAGAG ATACTTGATACAAACCCACAGCTGTTTTTCCACCTTCAGCAACAAAGATTGATAGAACTCATCAGGAATGGAAAGATAGAAGAGGCTCTTGAATTCGCTCAAGAAGAGCTTGCTCCAAGGGGAGAAGAAAAT CAAAGCTTCCTAGAAGAGCTGGAGAGAACTGTTGCACTCCTTGCATTTGAAGATGTCTCAAACTGTCCAGTCGGGGAGCTTCTGGACATATCTCAACGTTTGAAGACAGCAAGTGAAGTAAATGCAGCCATCCTTACTAGCCAAAGCCACGAGAAAG ATCCGAAGTTACCAAGCTTATTAAAAATGCTGATATGGGCTCAGAATGAACTCGATGAAAAAGCTGCTTATCCTCGAATAAATGATTTATCGTCTGCAAAACTAGAAGATCCTGCCGTTTGA